In Sideroxyarcus emersonii, one DNA window encodes the following:
- a CDS encoding YfaZ family outer membrane protein, producing MSVTTLAAADTLDAGLSNSTAQFKYGVPSGIAGKSEMYGELMYNNLNSLVGGVGLLVANDELKVPGLTIGVGAKAVVATMRETPTRTNASAVALGAQVRYELPVERRVAFAGEFYFGPDITTFGDAKQYQQYGARAEFSVSPQVQVYAGYRRVQFTMKTTNVDVTPINGPVVGVQLSF from the coding sequence ATGTCTGTGACTACTCTGGCGGCGGCGGATACGCTGGACGCCGGTTTGAGCAATTCGACGGCGCAGTTCAAATATGGCGTCCCCAGCGGAATTGCCGGCAAATCCGAGATGTATGGCGAGTTGATGTACAACAATCTCAACAGCCTGGTCGGTGGTGTAGGGCTGCTGGTGGCGAATGACGAACTGAAAGTGCCTGGACTGACCATCGGCGTCGGCGCCAAGGCTGTTGTTGCCACGATGAGGGAAACGCCGACCAGGACGAACGCCTCTGCGGTTGCCCTGGGTGCGCAGGTTCGCTATGAACTGCCGGTCGAGCGCCGTGTCGCCTTCGCTGGCGAGTTCTACTTCGGGCCGGACATCACGACCTTCGGGGATGCCAAGCAGTATCAGCAATACGGTGCACGTGCCGAGTTCTCGGTCTCTCCTCAGGTGCAAGTCTATGCCGGATATCGCAGGGTGCAGTTCACCATGAAGACAACCAATGTCGATGTGACCCCGATCAACGGGCCGGTCGTCGGCGTGCAACTCTCGTTCTGA
- a CDS encoding Bax inhibitor-1/YccA family protein produces the protein MQYETTSVTQGTTLAAEQNKVLRNTYLMLALTMIPTIIGAFVGTSINFSFMAQHPIMSSLLMFGAMMGLLFAVTALRNSVWGIVALLGFTFVAGVFLGPILQVALHLKNGAQLVGMAAGGTSIIFFSLATIATTTKRDFSFLGKFLFIGVILLIVASLANMFFQIPALSLTISAIAVMIFSAYILFDVSQIVHGGETNYVMATLALYLDIYNLFVNLLSLLMAFSGERE, from the coding sequence ATGCAATACGAAACCACTTCCGTGACACAAGGCACGACGCTTGCCGCCGAACAAAACAAGGTTCTGCGCAACACCTACCTGATGCTCGCACTGACCATGATCCCGACGATCATCGGCGCTTTCGTCGGCACCTCGATCAATTTCTCTTTCATGGCGCAACACCCGATCATGTCCTCGCTGCTGATGTTCGGCGCGATGATGGGGCTGCTGTTCGCCGTGACAGCCCTGCGCAATAGCGTATGGGGCATCGTCGCCCTGCTCGGCTTCACTTTCGTGGCGGGCGTCTTCCTCGGCCCCATCCTGCAAGTTGCGCTGCACCTGAAGAATGGCGCCCAGCTGGTCGGCATGGCCGCCGGCGGAACCAGCATCATCTTCTTCTCGCTGGCCACCATCGCCACGACGACCAAGCGCGATTTCAGCTTCCTGGGCAAATTCCTGTTCATCGGCGTGATCCTGCTGATCGTCGCCTCGCTGGCCAACATGTTCTTCCAGATCCCGGCGCTCAGCCTGACCATCTCCGCCATCGCCGTGATGATCTTCTCCGCTTACATCCTGTTCGACGTGAGCCAGATCGTGCACGGCGGAGAAACCAACTACGTGATGGCCACGCTGGCCCTGTATCTGGACATCTACAACCTGTTCGTCAACCTGCTCAGCCTGCTGATGGCATTCAGCGGCGAGCGCGAATAG